The Streptomyces sp. NBC_00224 genome has a window encoding:
- a CDS encoding LCP family protein yields MRMATTLSVLVLGAGGVGHAVVTSLNGGIGRVDPFKDMKNRPQAGHGTNILLVGTDGRDTITPEEKEKYRLGGAPCHCTDTMMIVHVSADRNRASMVSIPRDSYAEIPEHTDQNTGAHHNQHPVKINAAYAEGGPALTVRTVEHMTGLKMDHYLEVDFTSFMKTVDVLGGVQICTARPMKDSYTGLDLAAGTHELDGGQALQYVRSRHTDGSADLGRMQRQQRFMAALIHKATGSGVLMNPVRFREVASTLLSSVRADQGFGAEEILSLGRTMRGFSPASSEFATVPIGQMSFPVKGIGSTVKWDPAKSRKLFEELREDRPLARAHGQQDGKGKPPGAMVEVAPDRIRVQVYNGTRTDGLGRRVDDALRATGFRTTGNPMAGGTGDLHRTLVEYDPRWDRSAKSLAAALPGAELRPVKGLGPTLKVTAGTDFKAVTPVRAEASGAGEFETVRGDEVVCP; encoded by the coding sequence ATGCGGATGGCGACGACCCTCTCGGTCCTCGTGCTCGGCGCGGGCGGGGTCGGCCATGCCGTGGTGACCAGTCTGAACGGCGGGATCGGGCGGGTGGACCCGTTCAAGGACATGAAGAACCGGCCGCAGGCGGGGCACGGCACCAACATCCTGCTCGTCGGCACGGACGGCCGGGACACGATCACGCCGGAGGAGAAGGAGAAGTACCGCCTGGGCGGGGCGCCCTGCCACTGCACCGACACGATGATGATCGTGCACGTCTCGGCGGACCGGAACCGGGCGAGCATGGTGAGCATCCCGCGCGACAGTTACGCGGAGATCCCCGAGCACACCGACCAGAACACCGGCGCGCACCACAACCAGCACCCCGTGAAGATCAACGCGGCGTACGCGGAGGGCGGGCCCGCGCTGACCGTGCGCACGGTGGAGCACATGACCGGCCTCAAGATGGACCACTATCTGGAGGTCGACTTCACCAGCTTCATGAAGACCGTGGACGTGCTCGGCGGGGTGCAGATCTGCACGGCCCGGCCGATGAAGGACTCGTACACCGGTCTCGACCTCGCGGCGGGCACGCACGAGCTCGACGGCGGGCAGGCGCTCCAGTACGTACGCTCCCGGCACACCGACGGGTCGGCGGACCTCGGCCGGATGCAGCGCCAGCAGCGGTTCATGGCGGCTCTGATCCACAAGGCGACGGGGTCGGGCGTACTGATGAACCCGGTGCGCTTCCGCGAGGTCGCCTCGACGCTGCTGTCGTCGGTCCGCGCGGACCAGGGCTTCGGCGCGGAGGAGATCCTCTCGCTGGGCCGGACGATGCGGGGCTTCTCCCCGGCGTCGTCGGAGTTCGCGACCGTGCCGATCGGGCAGATGAGCTTCCCGGTGAAGGGGATCGGCTCGACGGTGAAGTGGGACCCGGCGAAGTCGCGGAAGCTCTTCGAGGAGCTGCGCGAGGACCGGCCGCTGGCGCGGGCGCACGGGCAGCAGGACGGCAAGGGGAAGCCGCCCGGGGCGATGGTCGAGGTGGCGCCGGACCGGATCCGGGTCCAGGTCTACAACGGCACCCGCACGGACGGTCTCGGCCGCCGCGTGGACGACGCCCTGCGCGCCACGGGCTTCCGCACCACGGGGAACCCGATGGCGGGCGGCACCGGGGACCTCCACCGCACCCTCGTCGAGTACGACCCGCGCTGGGACCGCTCGGCGAAGTCCCTGGCAGCGGCCCTGCCCGGCGCCGAGCTCCGCCCGGTCAAGGGCCTCGGCCCCACCCTGAAGGTGACGGCGGGCACGGACTTCAAGGCGGTGACGCCGGTACGGGCGGAGGCGTCGGGGGCGGGCGAGTTCGAAACGGTGCGGGGGGACGAGGTGGTGTGCCCGTAG
- a CDS encoding acyl-CoA thioesterase gives MTDLPGKSTSASRTTLSHIMTAHDTNLLGTVHGGVIMKLVDDAAGAVAGRHSGGPAVTASMDEMAFLMPVRVGDLVHVKAQVNWTGRSSMEVGVRVLAERWNESTPAQQVGSAYLVFAAVDADGKPRQVPPVLPETERDERRYQEAQIRRTHRLARRRAIVELREKRAAEGLDD, from the coding sequence ATGACTGATCTTCCGGGCAAGTCGACCTCGGCGTCCCGTACCACCCTGAGCCACATCATGACCGCCCATGACACGAACCTTCTGGGTACGGTCCACGGCGGTGTGATCATGAAGCTGGTGGACGACGCGGCGGGGGCGGTCGCCGGACGCCACTCGGGCGGCCCGGCGGTCACGGCGTCCATGGACGAGATGGCGTTCCTGATGCCGGTCAGGGTCGGGGACCTGGTCCATGTGAAGGCCCAGGTCAACTGGACCGGCCGATCCTCGATGGAGGTCGGCGTACGGGTCCTGGCCGAGCGCTGGAACGAGTCCACCCCGGCCCAGCAGGTCGGCTCGGCGTACCTGGTCTTCGCCGCGGTCGACGCGGACGGCAAGCCGCGCCAGGTGCCGCCGGTGCTCCCGGAGACGGAGCGCGACGAGCGCCGCTACCAGGAGGCCCAGATCCGCCGCACCCACCGCCTGGCCCGCCGCCGCGCGATCGTGGAGCTCCGGGAGAAGCGGGCGGCGGAGGGCCTGGACGACTAG
- a CDS encoding LCP family protein — protein sequence MGQNSVRGEGTRPRRVQKADQLGWDESLYGEEGGGDKPPAPRSSGDGPDDGKGAPEKATAADGGGHRRGGPRKRVKKKGKRRILRWVASTLALLILGTAGAGYLYYQHLNGNIRKGDRSAGGSNAKKTAANADGQTPLNVLLIGSDSRKGDENVKLGGAKDSANNPPLADVQMLMHVSADRKSASVTSIPRDTRVDIPSCVNPVTKKTMPATNTLINEALGRGGAGCVLDTWEKLTGVYIDHWMMVDFAGVVSMADAIGGADVCVKQNVYDGPKPKVPGGSHLRLTAGTHPVKGEQALQWLRTRHAFESDFGRAKAQHMYLNSVIRQLKKQNAFTDTGRIMGLAETATKSLQVSRELGTVKKLYDLAMELKSVPTERINMLTMPRIQDYKNKDHALPKPGAADALWSMLREDKPLDKKDDGPAKQESKGPAATPAGSLALSVVNGTGVNGAAPTQKRATTVTDTLKNKGFYKAKASDTRGSASVTTLTYPKSAGAQGKADALSVATAMELPSSAVKVSADVSTLTLTVGADWRTGATYPKKAAEDSDPLKDTENVNGASKSDCMDVYWPYRW from the coding sequence GTGGGGCAGAACAGCGTGCGCGGGGAGGGAACGCGGCCGCGGCGCGTCCAAAAGGCCGATCAGCTCGGCTGGGACGAGTCGCTGTACGGCGAGGAGGGGGGCGGCGACAAGCCGCCCGCCCCGCGCTCCTCCGGCGACGGGCCGGACGACGGCAAGGGCGCACCCGAGAAGGCCACGGCCGCCGACGGCGGCGGGCACCGGCGCGGCGGTCCGCGCAAACGGGTCAAGAAAAAGGGCAAGAGACGAATACTGCGCTGGGTCGCCTCGACGCTGGCCCTGCTCATACTCGGCACGGCCGGCGCCGGATACCTGTACTACCAGCACCTCAACGGCAACATCCGCAAGGGTGACCGCAGCGCGGGCGGCTCCAACGCCAAGAAGACCGCGGCCAACGCCGACGGCCAGACCCCGCTCAACGTCCTGCTGATCGGCTCCGACAGCCGCAAGGGCGACGAGAACGTCAAGCTCGGCGGCGCCAAGGACAGCGCCAACAACCCGCCGCTGGCCGATGTGCAGATGCTGATGCACGTCTCCGCGGACCGCAAGAGCGCCTCGGTGACCTCCATTCCGCGCGACACCCGCGTCGACATCCCGTCGTGTGTGAACCCGGTGACCAAGAAGACCATGCCGGCCACCAACACCCTCATCAACGAGGCGCTGGGCCGGGGCGGCGCGGGCTGTGTCCTGGACACCTGGGAGAAGCTCACCGGCGTCTACATCGACCACTGGATGATGGTCGACTTCGCGGGCGTGGTGTCGATGGCGGACGCGATCGGCGGCGCCGACGTGTGCGTCAAGCAGAACGTGTACGACGGCCCCAAGCCCAAGGTGCCCGGCGGCTCGCACCTGCGGCTGACCGCCGGAACGCACCCGGTCAAGGGCGAGCAGGCGCTCCAGTGGCTGCGCACCCGGCACGCCTTCGAGAGCGACTTCGGCCGGGCCAAGGCCCAGCACATGTACCTCAATTCGGTGATCCGCCAGCTGAAGAAGCAGAACGCGTTCACCGACACCGGCCGGATCATGGGCCTCGCCGAGACCGCCACCAAGTCGCTCCAGGTCTCCCGCGAGCTCGGCACGGTCAAGAAGCTCTACGACCTCGCCATGGAGCTGAAGAGCGTTCCCACGGAGCGGATCAACATGCTGACCATGCCGCGGATCCAGGACTACAAGAACAAGGATCACGCCCTTCCGAAGCCCGGCGCGGCCGACGCGCTGTGGTCGATGCTGCGCGAGGACAAGCCGCTCGACAAGAAGGACGACGGCCCGGCCAAGCAGGAGAGCAAGGGCCCGGCGGCCACCCCGGCCGGCTCGCTCGCGCTCAGCGTCGTCAACGGCACCGGCGTCAACGGCGCGGCGCCCACCCAGAAGCGGGCGACCACGGTCACCGACACCCTGAAGAACAAGGGCTTCTACAAGGCGAAGGCCTCCGACACCCGCGGCTCGGCCTCGGTCACCACGCTCACGTACCCCAAGAGCGCGGGCGCGCAGGGCAAGGCCGACGCGCTGTCGGTGGCCACCGCGATGGAGCTGCCCTCCAGCGCGGTGAAGGTGTCCGCCGACGTCTCCACGCTGACCCTCACGGTCGGCGCCGACTGGCGCACCGGCGCCACGTACCCGAAGAAGGCCGCCGAGGACAGCGACCCGCTGAAGGACACGGAGAACGTCAACGGCGCCAGCAAGTCGGACTGCATGGACGTGTACTGGCCCTACCGCTGGTAG
- a CDS encoding glycosyltransferase family 2 protein encodes MNATHPAVSVIMPVLNEERHLRNSVRHILEQEYDGEMEVVIALGPSTDRTNEIAAELVREDPRVHTVPNPTGRTPAALNAAIKASRHPIVVRVDGHGMLSPNYIATAVRLLEETGAQNVGGIMHAEGENAWEDAVAAAMTSKIGVGNAAFHTGGAAGPAETVYLGVFRREALEQQGGYNEEFIRAQDWELNFRIREAGGLIWFSPELKVQYRPRPSVRALAKQYKDYGRWRHVVARYHEGSINLRYLAPPTAVCAIAAGVVVGAALTPVGFVIPAGYLAAIAAGSFPAGKGLPLKARLRIPVALATMHMSWGYGFLTSPKALAKKVIASRRPAVKV; translated from the coding sequence ATGAACGCCACGCACCCCGCTGTTTCCGTGATCATGCCGGTTCTCAATGAAGAGCGGCATCTGCGCAACTCGGTCCGCCACATCCTGGAACAGGAGTACGACGGCGAGATGGAGGTGGTGATCGCGCTCGGCCCCTCCACGGACCGCACGAACGAGATCGCCGCCGAGCTGGTACGGGAGGACCCCAGGGTCCACACCGTCCCCAATCCCACCGGGCGCACGCCCGCGGCCCTGAACGCGGCCATCAAGGCCTCCCGTCACCCGATCGTGGTGCGGGTCGACGGCCACGGCATGCTCTCCCCGAACTACATCGCCACCGCCGTCCGCCTCCTGGAGGAGACCGGCGCGCAGAACGTCGGCGGCATCATGCACGCCGAGGGCGAGAACGCCTGGGAGGACGCGGTCGCGGCCGCCATGACGTCGAAGATCGGCGTCGGCAACGCGGCCTTCCACACCGGCGGCGCGGCGGGCCCGGCCGAGACGGTGTACCTGGGCGTCTTCCGGCGCGAGGCCCTGGAGCAACAGGGCGGCTACAACGAGGAGTTCATCCGCGCCCAGGACTGGGAGCTGAACTTCCGCATCCGCGAGGCCGGGGGCCTCATCTGGTTCTCGCCCGAGCTGAAGGTCCAGTACCGCCCGCGCCCGAGCGTGCGCGCCCTGGCCAAGCAGTACAAGGACTACGGCCGCTGGCGCCACGTCGTCGCCCGCTACCACGAGGGCTCCATCAACCTGCGCTACCTCGCCCCGCCGACCGCCGTCTGCGCGATCGCGGCGGGCGTCGTGGTGGGCGCGGCGCTCACCCCGGTGGGCTTCGTGATCCCGGCCGGCTATCTCGCCGCGATCGCGGCAGGCTCGTTCCCGGCGGGCAAGGGGCTGCCGCTCAAGGCCCGTCTGCGGATCCCGGTGGCGCTCGCCACCATGCACATGTCCTGGGGCTACGGCTTCCTGACCAGCCCGAAGGCGCTCGCCAAGAAGGTCATCGCGAGCCGCCGCCCGGCGGTCAAGGTCTGA
- a CDS encoding LCP family protein produces MDADVTDSPPPAPDHRAEDEPRPDTPTPQGPAGPTEPDAPGEQPDAPEPTEPTGPTEPTGPGEPGAPDASDTPDTGNRRHHWLRWTAVGVSLLVLGAAGTGWWFYNKLDGNIRTDTTAAAELERYEKERPPPGADNAQNLLLIGSDSRAGSNSRYGRDDGGSQRSDTTILLHLAADRKSATAVSLPRDLMADVPDCLRQDGTRTKVRFAQFNEAFEVGGAACTIRTVEKLTGIRVDHHMVVDFSGFKDMVDAVDGVEVCLKQPVDDRQAHLKLPAGRQTLHGEQALGFVRARHGFGDGSDTERMDRQQQFLGSLVRKVQSNGVLLNPTRLYPVLDAMTKSLTTDPGLNSLKDLYDLVRGMRGIPTDKVQFLTVPRKPYTYDTNRDELVQPDARTLFQQLRDDRPLQVAPAGAAEKDKGDGNAQRGTAEGSDGSPSDDKPDDPASPSPAPTYPGSNAAVGMCG; encoded by the coding sequence ATGGACGCCGACGTGACCGACAGCCCGCCCCCCGCGCCCGACCACCGGGCCGAGGACGAGCCACGACCGGACACGCCGACACCCCAGGGACCGGCCGGGCCCACGGAACCCGACGCGCCCGGCGAGCAGCCCGACGCCCCCGAGCCGACCGAGCCGACCGGGCCGACGGAGCCGACCGGGCCCGGCGAACCTGGCGCGCCCGACGCGTCCGACACGCCCGACACCGGCAACCGCCGTCACCACTGGCTGCGTTGGACCGCCGTCGGCGTCTCGTTGCTCGTGCTCGGCGCCGCCGGGACCGGCTGGTGGTTCTACAACAAGCTCGACGGCAACATCCGCACCGACACCACGGCCGCCGCCGAGCTGGAGCGCTACGAGAAGGAGCGCCCCCCGCCCGGCGCGGACAACGCGCAGAACCTGCTGCTCATCGGCTCGGACTCGCGCGCGGGCAGCAACAGCAGATACGGGCGCGACGACGGCGGGAGCCAGCGCTCGGACACCACGATCCTGCTGCACCTGGCGGCGGACCGGAAGTCCGCGACCGCCGTCTCGCTGCCGCGCGACCTGATGGCGGACGTCCCGGACTGCCTCAGGCAGGACGGCACCCGCACCAAGGTCCGATTCGCGCAGTTCAACGAGGCGTTCGAGGTCGGCGGCGCCGCCTGCACCATTCGTACGGTGGAGAAGCTCACCGGAATCCGGGTCGACCACCACATGGTCGTCGACTTCAGCGGCTTCAAGGACATGGTGGACGCGGTCGACGGCGTCGAGGTCTGCCTCAAGCAGCCGGTGGACGACCGGCAGGCGCATCTGAAACTCCCGGCGGGCCGCCAGACCCTCCACGGCGAGCAGGCGCTGGGATTCGTCCGCGCCCGGCACGGCTTCGGCGACGGCAGCGACACCGAGCGCATGGACCGCCAGCAGCAGTTCCTCGGCTCGCTGGTGCGCAAGGTGCAGAGCAATGGGGTGCTGCTCAATCCGACCCGGCTCTATCCGGTGCTCGACGCGATGACGAAGTCGCTGACCACCGACCCGGGGCTGAATTCCCTGAAGGACCTGTACGACCTGGTGCGCGGGATGCGCGGAATCCCGACCGACAAGGTGCAGTTCCTCACCGTGCCGCGCAAGCCGTACACGTACGACACGAACCGCGACGAGCTGGTCCAGCCGGACGCGCGGACGCTGTTCCAGCAGCTGAGGGACGACCGGCCGCTCCAGGTGGCACCGGCCGGGGCCGCGGAGAAGGACAAGGGGGACGGCAATGCGCAGAGAGGGACGGCGGAGGGGTCGGACGGCTCGCCGTCGGACGACAAGCCCGACGATCCCGCTTCCCCCAGCCCGGCGCCGACGTACCCGGGTTCGAATGCCGCCGTGGGCATGTGCGGGTAA
- a CDS encoding LCP family protein has translation MNDGWSDDDRGERYGRGSSAAQPDGPRVMRHVQRPVGSTPVRPQRPVPPQQPSYDDGQGYGQQQYGNGVPAPGQYDSGYSDGQVYGSPSGRGPDGPGGRSPGGPGGPGAASSPARPRANWKRRIMIGSAVLVVAVVGVSVGTYFWADGKVRREVDLSKVIDRPGDGKGTNYLIVGSDSRDGLSKDDKKKLHTGSAEGKRTDSMMILHTGDNGNTMISLPRDSWVQIPSFKGSQSGKLFPAKGHNKLNAAYAMDGPELLVRTIEANTGLHIDHYAEIGFAGFANIVDAVGGVEIDIPQDIKDRDSGADFKKGKQTLDGQQALAFVRNRHGYAAGDLERTKNQQRFLSALAAQTATPSTVLNPFKLYPVMGAGLDTLVVDKDMGLFDLGEMFWAMKGVTSGGGTSMNMPISGNGPQSSLTWDTAKVKQLVNELNNDQKVTVTSSR, from the coding sequence ATGAACGACGGATGGTCCGACGACGACCGCGGTGAGCGCTACGGCCGCGGCAGCTCCGCCGCGCAGCCGGACGGCCCGCGCGTGATGCGCCACGTGCAGCGGCCCGTGGGCTCCACGCCCGTGCGCCCGCAGCGCCCGGTCCCGCCGCAGCAGCCCTCGTACGACGACGGGCAGGGCTACGGACAGCAGCAGTACGGCAACGGTGTGCCCGCACCCGGCCAGTACGACAGCGGCTACAGCGACGGCCAGGTCTACGGCTCCCCGTCCGGGCGCGGCCCCGACGGGCCCGGCGGCCGCAGTCCTGGCGGGCCGGGCGGGCCGGGCGCGGCGTCTTCCCCCGCCAGGCCGCGTGCGAACTGGAAGCGCCGCATCATGATCGGCTCGGCCGTCCTGGTGGTCGCCGTGGTCGGCGTGTCCGTGGGCACGTACTTCTGGGCCGACGGCAAGGTGCGCCGCGAGGTGGACCTGTCGAAGGTCATCGACCGCCCCGGCGACGGCAAGGGCACCAACTACCTCATCGTCGGTTCGGACTCCCGCGACGGGCTCTCCAAGGACGACAAGAAGAAGCTGCACACCGGCTCCGCCGAGGGCAAGCGGACCGACTCGATGATGATCCTGCACACCGGTGACAACGGGAACACGATGATCTCGCTGCCGCGCGACTCGTGGGTGCAGATCCCCAGCTTCAAGGGCTCCCAGTCCGGCAAGCTGTTCCCGGCCAAGGGCCACAACAAGCTGAACGCGGCGTACGCGATGGACGGCCCCGAGCTGCTCGTGCGCACGATCGAGGCCAACACCGGGCTGCACATCGACCACTACGCCGAGATCGGCTTCGCGGGCTTCGCGAACATCGTGGACGCGGTCGGCGGCGTGGAGATCGACATCCCGCAGGACATCAAGGACCGGGACTCGGGCGCCGACTTCAAGAAGGGCAAGCAGACCCTCGACGGCCAGCAGGCCCTGGCCTTCGTCCGCAACCGCCACGGGTACGCGGCCGGCGACCTGGAGCGCACCAAGAACCAGCAGCGCTTCCTGTCGGCGCTGGCCGCGCAGACCGCGACCCCGTCGACCGTGCTCAACCCGTTCAAGCTGTACCCGGTGATGGGCGCGGGCCTGGACACGCTGGTCGTCGACAAGGACATGGGCCTGTTCGACCTGGGCGAGATGTTCTGGGCGATGAAGGGGGTCACCAGCGGCGGCGGCACGTCGATGAACATGCCGATCTCCGGCAACGGCCCCCAGTCGTCCCTGACGTGGGACACCGCGAAGGTCAAGCAGCTGGTGAACGAGCTGAACAACGACCAGAAGGTCACGGTGACTTCGTCGCGCTGA
- a CDS encoding LCP family protein — protein sequence MDAQSRGRAEEVDPADQWVLNPQTGNYELRLNPSGPQSSPSAGTPPRRTTAPGRGGPSRRRDVPGQRDNRRSGGDQDGSPAAPGRRKRKPKASRKKKALLWTGGVMGFVLVAGSAGAYLLYQHFNNNLNTVDVGDAGSKHATSDGPVNILIIGTDKRTGKGNEGYGDKGSEGHADTNILFHVSKDRTNATALSIPRDLVTNIPECPTKQKDGTSKTVRSEANVRFNTSLGQDGRDPGCTMRTVKALTGLSVDHFMMADFNAVKQLSTAVGGVEVCLTKPVNDPKSHLKLPAGVSKIKGEQALAFVRTRHSFGNESDLDRIKQQQQFLSSMMRKMKSDSTLSSPTKMYGLANAATKALTVDSGIGSIKKLTSLAQDLSKVDLKNVTFTTVPVIDNPADGPVHKTVVVDPYKAPQVFSMMRSDVSFTEVKKKENQAKDAQAALLKGTRAQASAVRVQVLNGGAVAGSASQTLVWLQNSKGVLKSENGGNAPAKLATTTLAYAPNQADQARKLADLMGLPASALKPGTQDAVGRTPMVLTLGADFKSAGIPIAAPAKAPEGIQKVEADKSVCAK from the coding sequence GTGGATGCGCAGAGCCGTGGGCGGGCAGAGGAAGTCGACCCGGCAGACCAGTGGGTACTCAACCCGCAGACGGGCAATTACGAATTGCGACTGAATCCCTCCGGACCGCAGTCGTCCCCGTCGGCAGGCACTCCCCCGCGCAGAACCACCGCCCCCGGCAGAGGCGGCCCGTCCCGTCGTCGTGACGTCCCCGGCCAGCGCGACAACCGCCGCTCCGGCGGCGACCAGGACGGCTCCCCGGCCGCGCCGGGCCGGCGCAAGCGCAAGCCCAAGGCGTCCCGCAAGAAGAAGGCGCTGCTGTGGACGGGCGGGGTGATGGGGTTCGTCCTCGTCGCGGGCTCGGCCGGCGCGTACCTGCTCTACCAGCACTTCAACAACAACCTGAACACCGTGGACGTCGGTGACGCGGGCAGCAAGCACGCCACCTCCGACGGGCCGGTCAACATCCTGATCATCGGTACGGACAAGCGCACCGGCAAGGGCAACGAGGGGTACGGCGACAAGGGCAGCGAGGGCCACGCCGACACCAACATCCTCTTCCACGTCTCCAAGGACCGGACGAACGCGACGGCCCTGTCCATCCCGCGCGACCTGGTCACCAACATCCCGGAGTGCCCGACCAAGCAGAAGGACGGCACCAGCAAGACGGTGCGGTCCGAGGCGAACGTGCGCTTCAACACCAGCCTGGGCCAGGACGGCCGCGACCCGGGCTGCACCATGCGTACGGTCAAGGCGCTCACCGGGCTGAGCGTCGACCACTTCATGATGGCCGACTTCAACGCGGTCAAGCAGCTGTCGACGGCCGTCGGCGGCGTCGAGGTGTGTCTGACCAAGCCGGTGAACGACCCCAAGTCGCACCTCAAGCTCCCGGCCGGCGTCTCCAAGATCAAGGGCGAGCAGGCCCTCGCGTTCGTACGGACCCGGCACAGCTTCGGCAACGAGAGCGACCTGGACCGGATCAAGCAGCAGCAGCAGTTCCTCAGCTCGATGATGCGGAAGATGAAGTCCGACTCGACGCTGAGCAGCCCGACCAAGATGTACGGGCTGGCGAACGCGGCGACCAAGGCGCTCACGGTCGACTCCGGCATAGGGTCGATCAAGAAGCTGACCAGCCTCGCGCAGGACCTCAGCAAGGTCGATCTGAAGAACGTGACCTTCACGACCGTGCCGGTGATCGACAACCCGGCCGACGGCCCGGTGCACAAGACGGTCGTCGTCGACCCGTACAAGGCGCCGCAGGTGTTCAGCATGATGCGCTCGGACGTGTCCTTCACCGAGGTGAAGAAGAAGGAGAACCAGGCCAAGGACGCCCAGGCGGCGCTCCTCAAGGGCACCCGCGCGCAGGCGTCCGCCGTGCGCGTCCAGGTGCTCAACGGCGGCGCGGTGGCGGGCTCCGCATCCCAGACGCTGGTGTGGCTGCAGAACAGCAAGGGCGTACTGAAGTCGGAGAACGGCGGCAACGCCCCGGCGAAGCTGGCGACCACCACGCTGGCGTACGCGCCCAACCAGGCGGACCAGGCCCGTAAACTCGCCGATCTGATGGGTCTGCCGGCGAGCGCGCTGAAGCCCGGGACGCAGGACGCGGTGGGCAGGACGCCGATGGTGCTGACCCTCGGCGCGGACTTCAAGAGCGCCGGCATTCCGATCGCCGCTCCGGCCAAGGCGCCCGAGGGCATCCAGAAGGTCGAAGCGGACAAGTCGGTGTGCGCCAAGTGA
- a CDS encoding TIGR03089 family protein has product MNASDRTPADLLRSALAADPARPLVTFYDDATGERVELSVATFANWVAKTANLLQGDLAAAPGDRLALLLPAHWQSAVWLLACHSVGVVAEVGGDPAGADLVVAGPDTLDAARACSGERVALALRPLGGRFPQPPAGFQDYAVEVPSQGDRFAPYAPVDPAGPALAVDGAELSAAGLVERARADAAALGLEPGSRLLSALPYDSWEGLARGLYAPLASGGSVVLCRNLGQLADGGLEKRIESERVTHRAV; this is encoded by the coding sequence GTGAACGCCAGCGACCGCACCCCCGCCGACCTGCTGCGATCCGCGCTCGCCGCGGACCCGGCCCGCCCCCTGGTCACCTTCTACGACGACGCCACCGGCGAACGCGTGGAACTCTCGGTGGCCACCTTCGCCAATTGGGTGGCCAAGACCGCCAATCTGCTCCAGGGCGACCTCGCCGCCGCGCCCGGCGACCGGCTCGCGCTGCTGCTGCCCGCGCACTGGCAGAGCGCCGTCTGGCTGCTCGCCTGCCACTCGGTCGGCGTGGTCGCCGAGGTCGGCGGCGACCCGGCGGGCGCGGACCTCGTGGTGGCGGGGCCGGACACGCTGGACGCGGCCCGCGCCTGTTCCGGCGAGCGGGTGGCGCTCGCGCTGCGCCCGCTCGGCGGCCGCTTCCCGCAGCCGCCCGCCGGGTTCCAGGACTACGCGGTCGAGGTGCCGAGCCAGGGCGACCGGTTCGCGCCCTACGCACCGGTCGACCCGGCGGGGCCCGCGCTCGCCGTGGACGGCGCCGAGCTGAGCGCGGCCGGGCTCGTGGAGCGCGCCCGCGCCGACGCCGCGGCCCTGGGCCTGGAGCCCGGCTCCCGGCTGCTGTCGGCGCTCCCGTACGACAGCTGGGAGGGGCTGGCGCGCGGCCTGTACGCGCCGCTGGCCTCCGGCGGCTCGGTGGTGCTCTGCCGCAACCTCGGCCAACTGGCCGACGGCGGGCTGGAGAAGCGGATCGAGAGCGAGCGGGTCACCCACCGGGCGGTGTGA